A region from the Camelus ferus isolate YT-003-E chromosome 1, BCGSAC_Cfer_1.0, whole genome shotgun sequence genome encodes:
- the VGLL3 gene encoding transcription cofactor vestigial-like protein 3 isoform X1 gives MSCAEVMYHPQPYGAPQYLPNPVAAATCPTAYYHPAPQPGQQKLAVYSKMQDSLEVTLPSKQEEEEEEEDEEEEEEEKDQPAEMEYLNSRCVLFTYFQGDIGSVVDEHFSRALGQASTLHPESAISKSKMGLTPLWRDSSALSSQRSSFPTSFWTSSYQPSPAPCLGGVHPDFQVTAPPGTFPAADPSPWAGHGLHQTGPAPPPPVSESWHYPLASQVSPSYSHVHDVYLRHHHPHAHMHHRHHHHHHHHHHPSAGSALDPSYGPLLMPSVRAARIPAPPCDITKTDPTTATTATSAWAGAFHGTVDLVPSVGFDTGLQHQDKSKESPWY, from the exons ATGAGTTGTGCGGAGGTGATGTATCACCCCCAGCCGTATGGAGCGCCCCAGTATCTGCCCAACCCTGTGGCAGCTGCAACCTGCCCCACAGCCTATTACCACCCGGCGCCCCAACCTGGCCAGCAG AAGTTAGCGGTATACAGCAAGATGCAGGACTCTCTGGAAGTCACCCTTCCCAGcaaacaagaggaggaggaggaggaggaggatgaggaggaggaggaggaggagaaagaccaGCCTGCCGAGATGGAGTACCTTAACTCTCGCTGTGTCCTTTTCACTTATTTCCAGGGAGACATTGGGTCAGTAGTGGATGAACACTTCTCAAGAGCTTTGGGCCAAGCCAGCACCCTCCATCCAGAATCTGCCATTTCAAAAAGCAAGATGGGGCTAACCCCCTTATGGCGAG aCAGCTCAGCTCTCTCCAGCCAGCGGAGTAGTTTCCCGACTTCCTTTTGGACCAGCTCTTACCAGCCCTCTCCTGCACCTTGTCTGGGGGGAGTTCATCCCGACTTCCAGGTCACCGCGCCCCCTGGCACCTTTCCCGCCGCCGACCCCAGCCCCTGGGCAGGACACGGCCTGCATCAGactggcccagcccctcccccgcccgtGTCCGAGTCCTGGCACTACCCTCTGGCATCTCAGGTGAGCCCATCCTACAGCCACGTGCATGACGTGTACCTGCGGCACCACCACCCGCACGCGCACAtgcaccaccgccaccaccaccaccaccaccaccaccaccacccttctGCTGGCTCCGCCCTGGATCCGTCCTACGGGCCCCTGCTGATGCCATCAGTGCGCGCAGCCAGGATTCCTGCTCCCCCGTGTGACATCACAAAGACCGATCCGACTACAGCCACCACTGCTACCTCAGCGTGGGCCGGAGCCTTTCACGGAACCGTGGACTTAGTGCCAAGTGTGGGGTTTGATACAG
- the VGLL3 gene encoding transcription cofactor vestigial-like protein 3 isoform X2: MSCAEVMYHPQPYGAPQYLPNPVAAATCPTAYYHPAPQPGQQKKLAVYSKMQDSLEVTLPSKQEEEEEEEDEEEEEEEKDQPAEMEYLNSRCVLFTYFQGDIGSVVDEHFSRALGQASTLHPESAISKSKMGLTPLWRDSSALSSQRSSFPTSFWTSSYQPSPAPCLGGVHPDFQVTAPPGTFPAADPSPWAGHGLHQTGPAPPPPVSESWHYPLASQVSPSYSHVHDVYLRHHHPHAHMHHRHHHHHHHHHHPSAGSALDPSYGPLLMPSVRAARIPAPPCDITKTDPTTATTATSAWAGAFHGTVDLVPSVGFDTGLQHQDKSKESPWY; this comes from the exons ATGAGTTGTGCGGAGGTGATGTATCACCCCCAGCCGTATGGAGCGCCCCAGTATCTGCCCAACCCTGTGGCAGCTGCAACCTGCCCCACAGCCTATTACCACCCGGCGCCCCAACCTGGCCAGCAG AAGAAGTTAGCGGTATACAGCAAGATGCAGGACTCTCTGGAAGTCACCCTTCCCAGcaaacaagaggaggaggaggaggaggaggatgaggaggaggaggaggaggagaaagaccaGCCTGCCGAGATGGAGTACCTTAACTCTCGCTGTGTCCTTTTCACTTATTTCCAGGGAGACATTGGGTCAGTAGTGGATGAACACTTCTCAAGAGCTTTGGGCCAAGCCAGCACCCTCCATCCAGAATCTGCCATTTCAAAAAGCAAGATGGGGCTAACCCCCTTATGGCGAG aCAGCTCAGCTCTCTCCAGCCAGCGGAGTAGTTTCCCGACTTCCTTTTGGACCAGCTCTTACCAGCCCTCTCCTGCACCTTGTCTGGGGGGAGTTCATCCCGACTTCCAGGTCACCGCGCCCCCTGGCACCTTTCCCGCCGCCGACCCCAGCCCCTGGGCAGGACACGGCCTGCATCAGactggcccagcccctcccccgcccgtGTCCGAGTCCTGGCACTACCCTCTGGCATCTCAGGTGAGCCCATCCTACAGCCACGTGCATGACGTGTACCTGCGGCACCACCACCCGCACGCGCACAtgcaccaccgccaccaccaccaccaccaccaccaccaccacccttctGCTGGCTCCGCCCTGGATCCGTCCTACGGGCCCCTGCTGATGCCATCAGTGCGCGCAGCCAGGATTCCTGCTCCCCCGTGTGACATCACAAAGACCGATCCGACTACAGCCACCACTGCTACCTCAGCGTGGGCCGGAGCCTTTCACGGAACCGTGGACTTAGTGCCAAGTGTGGGGTTTGATACAG
- the VGLL3 gene encoding transcription cofactor vestigial-like protein 3 isoform X3, protein MSCAEVMYHPQPYGAPQYLPNPVAAATCPTAYYHPAPQPGQQGDIGSVVDEHFSRALGQASTLHPESAISKSKMGLTPLWRDSSALSSQRSSFPTSFWTSSYQPSPAPCLGGVHPDFQVTAPPGTFPAADPSPWAGHGLHQTGPAPPPPVSESWHYPLASQVSPSYSHVHDVYLRHHHPHAHMHHRHHHHHHHHHHPSAGSALDPSYGPLLMPSVRAARIPAPPCDITKTDPTTATTATSAWAGAFHGTVDLVPSVGFDTGLQHQDKSKESPWY, encoded by the exons ATGAGTTGTGCGGAGGTGATGTATCACCCCCAGCCGTATGGAGCGCCCCAGTATCTGCCCAACCCTGTGGCAGCTGCAACCTGCCCCACAGCCTATTACCACCCGGCGCCCCAACCTGGCCAGCAG GGAGACATTGGGTCAGTAGTGGATGAACACTTCTCAAGAGCTTTGGGCCAAGCCAGCACCCTCCATCCAGAATCTGCCATTTCAAAAAGCAAGATGGGGCTAACCCCCTTATGGCGAG aCAGCTCAGCTCTCTCCAGCCAGCGGAGTAGTTTCCCGACTTCCTTTTGGACCAGCTCTTACCAGCCCTCTCCTGCACCTTGTCTGGGGGGAGTTCATCCCGACTTCCAGGTCACCGCGCCCCCTGGCACCTTTCCCGCCGCCGACCCCAGCCCCTGGGCAGGACACGGCCTGCATCAGactggcccagcccctcccccgcccgtGTCCGAGTCCTGGCACTACCCTCTGGCATCTCAGGTGAGCCCATCCTACAGCCACGTGCATGACGTGTACCTGCGGCACCACCACCCGCACGCGCACAtgcaccaccgccaccaccaccaccaccaccaccaccaccacccttctGCTGGCTCCGCCCTGGATCCGTCCTACGGGCCCCTGCTGATGCCATCAGTGCGCGCAGCCAGGATTCCTGCTCCCCCGTGTGACATCACAAAGACCGATCCGACTACAGCCACCACTGCTACCTCAGCGTGGGCCGGAGCCTTTCACGGAACCGTGGACTTAGTGCCAAGTGTGGGGTTTGATACAG
- the VGLL3 gene encoding transcription cofactor vestigial-like protein 3 isoform X4 codes for MQDSLEVTLPSKQEEEEEEEDEEEEEEEKDQPAEMEYLNSRCVLFTYFQGDIGSVVDEHFSRALGQASTLHPESAISKSKMGLTPLWRDSSALSSQRSSFPTSFWTSSYQPSPAPCLGGVHPDFQVTAPPGTFPAADPSPWAGHGLHQTGPAPPPPVSESWHYPLASQVSPSYSHVHDVYLRHHHPHAHMHHRHHHHHHHHHHPSAGSALDPSYGPLLMPSVRAARIPAPPCDITKTDPTTATTATSAWAGAFHGTVDLVPSVGFDTGLQHQDKSKESPWY; via the exons ATGCAGGACTCTCTGGAAGTCACCCTTCCCAGcaaacaagaggaggaggaggaggaggaggatgaggaggaggaggaggaggagaaagaccaGCCTGCCGAGATGGAGTACCTTAACTCTCGCTGTGTCCTTTTCACTTATTTCCAGGGAGACATTGGGTCAGTAGTGGATGAACACTTCTCAAGAGCTTTGGGCCAAGCCAGCACCCTCCATCCAGAATCTGCCATTTCAAAAAGCAAGATGGGGCTAACCCCCTTATGGCGAG aCAGCTCAGCTCTCTCCAGCCAGCGGAGTAGTTTCCCGACTTCCTTTTGGACCAGCTCTTACCAGCCCTCTCCTGCACCTTGTCTGGGGGGAGTTCATCCCGACTTCCAGGTCACCGCGCCCCCTGGCACCTTTCCCGCCGCCGACCCCAGCCCCTGGGCAGGACACGGCCTGCATCAGactggcccagcccctcccccgcccgtGTCCGAGTCCTGGCACTACCCTCTGGCATCTCAGGTGAGCCCATCCTACAGCCACGTGCATGACGTGTACCTGCGGCACCACCACCCGCACGCGCACAtgcaccaccgccaccaccaccaccaccaccaccaccaccacccttctGCTGGCTCCGCCCTGGATCCGTCCTACGGGCCCCTGCTGATGCCATCAGTGCGCGCAGCCAGGATTCCTGCTCCCCCGTGTGACATCACAAAGACCGATCCGACTACAGCCACCACTGCTACCTCAGCGTGGGCCGGAGCCTTTCACGGAACCGTGGACTTAGTGCCAAGTGTGGGGTTTGATACAG